A segment of the Cenarchaeum symbiosum A genome:
CAGGGCGGGCATACGCACCTTTGTCCAGGAGGAGAAGCAAAAACAGGGCATGGAGGGCAAGAAGAGCGCGATACTCTTGGTAGTCCATGCAGACGAGTTTGACGGGCAGGTAGCGGGGATAAAGCGCGACTATGAGGCCCTGATCAGGACCCATCTTCACAACACGATAGACGGGGGCAGGTGCGTGGAGTTATTCCTGTTAGACGGGGATGCAAAGAGGATAGAGTCTGTAACAAGGGGCTTTCTGACCAACAAAAACATGGACAGCGCAAAGCTCGTCATATTATAGTGATGGACCGGATGGGGGTCGAACCCATGACCGTCGCGGGGCAGATGCCCTTACGCAGTGTGAGTGCGTCATCCTGACCACTAGACAACCGGTCCGGCGGTCCTGCGGGGCGGAACTTTTTGTGTCTTTAGTTTGGCCTGAGCAGGCCCCTTACCAGCCCCGGGACCCTCTCGAGAGGCTCGCTGCAGGCTGTGGCACCCTTGAATTTCTGCCCGCCGGATACCTGCTGGCCCCCGACCAGTACGGGGACGTCAGATGCAGACCGTATGGACGATATGAGCCTCTGTCCCGCCGGGACGTTCTCGCCGAGGGTTATCGATATCATGACGATATCCGGTTTTTCTTTTTCGATATGGTATAGAACGGTCTCGGCGGGGGCAGACGGCGATATGTTGGATACATCAAAGCCCCTGCTTTGCAAAAACGACTGCAGCACATGGCAGGACAGCGAGTGCTCCTCGCCTGACGGGGTGCAGATAAGCACCCTGGCCTGCCGTCCCCGGCGCCGCCCCTTGCGCGATACGGATGTGACAAGCTCCCTTGCCACGTTGCTTGCCACATGCTCCTCGCCTATGCCCAGCTTTCCATCCACCCAGAGCTCCCCTATTCTATACATGACGGGCCGGAGCACGTCGGTATAGAATGCGGCAAGTGTGCAGCATGCGCTGCACTCTGCATAGACCCGGACTGCCCCGTCCAGGTTTCCCTGTATGAGGAATCCCAGCAGGCGCCCGCGCGCGCCTTCGGCCGCATTTTCAACCCCGCCCGTGTTGGCCTCTAGAAATGCGGCTATCCGCGGGTTGTCCCTGTAATCGGCAGGTATGTCCTCTGCCCGGACAGACGAGGCCTTGCCGAGATACTTTACTATCTCCTGTCTGGAGGTGCTCTTTTCCTTGTCCCAGACGCTCCTTACCAGATACAGGTACTTGTCGCCCTTTGACGACTTTGCCCTTATGTAGACCAGAATATGCCCCGCCTTTTGTTCCCGTATAATGAAAAAAACTGCCCGCGGGGGTTTTTGCGCCCCCGCAGATTCTCTTGAGATAACTGTACTGCGCGTCTGTTCTTGGCACTGTTCGGTGCGCGGATCATTGCAGTACTAGGGGAAGTGTCGTGCTCCCCCACGGCTCGCTTATCCTCAGCACATACTCCCTGTCCGGGTGGTACTCCAGGGTCGTCCCCCCGTATCCGATGTTTGGACCAAAGAGCATCGTGAATACGCGGAAGCTGCCAGGATCAAGCACTATCGCCCCGTTGGTAAAGTCGGTGGATGCATACTTGTATGCCCTTGTCCCGTCCCAGACATCATAGTTGCAGATTGACGGGCCCGTGCAGGCCAGCGTGACCGTCTGTTCCCCGTTGTTTACTGCGAGTATGCTCACATCGAGTAGCGGCTGCCCGCTGGTGTTTATCTCAAAGCTGTTCCCCTTGAAATAGTACGTTATCGGGCCCGCCTCGAATGCACGGCCATTCTCCCTGTAATCCAGGGCCTCGGCTGCCTTTTTGGCATCGCGCTCGCAATCAAGCCTGTCTATTGTTCTCTTTATCGAACTGCACGCATCCGGCCCGTCTTCTGCCGGCGATGCCTGTCCAACGGGGACCGCCATGACCCCCGTGCTCATCAGGTGCTGTATCGCCGATACAAACTCGCCGTCGGATATGGAG
Coding sequences within it:
- a CDS encoding secreted periplasmic Zn-dependent protease; amino-acid sequence: MNSKITAILTAAILLPLAQAWGEEVPSWVKSSAGWWAEGAISDEEFVLGIQYLIGEGIMTIPDTPVSSYSSDGIPEWVKTTAGWWADGSISDGEFVSAIQHLMSTGVMAVPVGQASPAEDGPDACSSIKRTIDRLDCERDAKKAAEALDYRENGRAFEAGPITYYFKGNSFEINTSGQPLLDVSILAVNNGEQTVTLACTGPSICNYDVWDGTRAYKYASTDFTNGAIVLDPGSFRVFTMLFGPNIGYGGTTLEYHPDREYVLRISEPWGSTTLPLVLQ
- a CDS encoding transcriptional regulator (COG0864) yields the protein MADKSRIISVSLNSEMIRELDKLQESLGFTGRSEIVRAGIRTFVQEEKQKQGMEGKKSAILLVVHADEFDGQVAGIKRDYEALIRTHLHNTIDGGRCVELFLLDGDAKRIESVTRGFLTNKNMDSAKLVIL
- a CDS encoding 5-methyltetrahydrofolate--homocysteine S-methyltransferase (COG5012), with the protein product MYRIGELWVDGKLGIGEEHVASNVARELVTSVSRKGRRRGRQARVLICTPSGEEHSLSCHVLQSFLQSRGFDVSNISPSAPAETVLYHIEKEKPDIVMISITLGENVPAGQRLISSIRSASDVPVLVGGQQVSGGQKFKGATACSEPLERVPGLVRGLLRPN